A genome region from Blautia coccoides includes the following:
- the rhaM gene encoding L-rhamnose mutarotase has product MYKAFKMKLYPGCEAEYERRHNELWPEMKEMIHAHGGKNYSIFLDRETLTLFGCIEIENEELWAKGADTAVNRKWWDHMADIMETNPDNSPVSVDLKPMFHLD; this is encoded by the coding sequence ATGTACAAGGCATTTAAAATGAAATTATATCCGGGCTGTGAGGCAGAATATGAAAGGCGACACAATGAGCTTTGGCCTGAGATGAAGGAGATGATCCATGCCCATGGAGGAAAGAATTACTCTATCTTTCTGGACCGGGAGACACTGACCTTATTCGGCTGTATAGAGATTGAAAATGAGGAGCTGTGGGCAAAAGGGGCTGACACGGCGGTCAACCGGAAATGGTGGGATCATATGGCGGATATTATGGAGACAAACCCTGACAACAGCCCTGTTTCAGTGGATCTGAAACCTATGTTCCATCTGGACTGA